One genomic window of Vibrio ziniensis includes the following:
- a CDS encoding class I SAM-dependent methyltransferase — protein MTSAIYLVKGRDKSLRRKHPWVFSRGIQRIEGEPTLGETVDVYANDGQWLAKAAYSPHSQIRARVWSFEKEDIDSAFFVKRIRQAQMLRDDFIERDGLTGYRLIAAESDGLPGITIDKYDNYLVCQLLSAGAEYQKDALVKALNTCFPDCHIYERSDVAVRKKEGLEERVGVLHGELPPKSVVIEENGIKINVDIVNGHKTGFYLDQRDSRFQSMKYVKDKDVLNCFSYTGGFGLYALKGGAKRVINADVSQPALDTAKFNAELNEFDISKKRAVFLNADVFKLLREYRDQGTKFDVVIMDPPKFAESKAQLTGACRGYKDINMLAMQILKPGGTLLTYSCSGLMEQALFQKIIADAALDAGRDVKFVERFEQAADHPTDTAYPEGFYLKGFACKVF, from the coding sequence ATGACTTCTGCAATCTATTTGGTCAAAGGCCGCGATAAATCATTACGTCGTAAACATCCGTGGGTATTTTCTCGTGGTATTCAACGCATCGAAGGTGAACCAACGTTAGGTGAAACTGTAGACGTTTATGCAAACGACGGTCAGTGGTTAGCGAAAGCAGCGTACTCTCCTCACTCTCAAATTCGTGCTCGCGTTTGGAGCTTTGAAAAAGAAGATATTGATAGCGCGTTTTTCGTTAAGCGTATTCGACAAGCTCAAATGCTTCGCGATGATTTTATCGAGCGTGACGGCTTAACCGGTTACCGTTTAATCGCAGCGGAATCGGATGGTTTACCTGGTATCACTATCGATAAATACGATAACTACTTAGTTTGCCAACTTTTAAGCGCAGGTGCGGAATACCAAAAAGACGCCCTAGTAAAAGCATTGAACACCTGTTTCCCTGACTGCCATATTTACGAGCGCTCTGATGTCGCCGTACGTAAAAAAGAAGGCTTGGAAGAGCGTGTTGGCGTACTTCATGGTGAACTGCCGCCTAAGTCAGTAGTGATCGAAGAAAATGGTATCAAAATCAATGTTGATATCGTCAACGGACACAAGACTGGTTTCTACCTTGACCAACGTGACAGCCGCTTCCAATCAATGAAGTATGTGAAAGATAAAGATGTACTGAACTGTTTCTCATACACAGGTGGATTTGGTTTGTACGCGCTTAAAGGCGGAGCAAAACGCGTTATCAACGCTGATGTTTCTCAACCTGCACTTGATACCGCTAAATTTAATGCCGAGCTCAACGAGTTTGATATTTCTAAAAAACGCGCAGTGTTCCTCAATGCTGACGTATTCAAGCTATTACGTGAATACCGCGATCAGGGAACTAAATTTGATGTTGTCATCATGGATCCGCCAAAGTTTGCCGAATCCAAAGCGCAGTTGACAGGTGCATGTCGTGGTTATAAGGACATAAATATGTTAGCAATGCAAATTCTAAAACCTGGCGGTACGTTGCTTACTTACTCATGCTCAGGCTTGATGGAACAAGCTTTGTTCCAAAAAATCATTGCTGATGCGGCATTAGACGCAGGACGTGACGTCAAGTTCGTAGAACGTTTTGAACAAGCAGCAGACCACCCAACAGATACCGCTTATCCAGAAGGTTTCTACTTAAAAGGTTTTGCTTGTAAGGTATTCTAA
- a CDS encoding ligand-binding sensor domain-containing protein: MISSRYSSLSRIFVFILIGLFWPIYTWAQSSLLTPNSLSDYYVDTWTSTEGLPHNSINAIAQTQDGYLWFATWEGVARYNGLEFRLFDRNPDTHMLDSGTRALVSAEDNSLWVGGARGSLSLRTGFTWHQQPVAPSMVNHVLIDQFGNQWLAIEGQGVVRRQLNSDGSYSENVWVLENTSAYRLVQNTSNKIFAATEKGLFRLSDSSAERIETSSFEKVYYLSLAQNGELFLGTNRGAWRFDGNELTLIEPSMDKTVVTVVEQDTDGNIWFGTINKGLARLSDGVLEFLDASRGLPNNRVLSWYQDIEGSIWVGTNGGLIRLRNAPFMSITQDKGLVGNYVRTLLPIEDDVFLAGSSNGLSLIKQDTAQPAIKSDVSLSVLSLANASDGGVWVGTYQQGLMHWNSGIVEPIVTDKQGLPTNEVRAILEDTQHNLWIGTPFGLVKKQPDGALLHFTQQNGLSDDYVMALAEDELGHIWIGTGVGVGFWDGDKFINIDLDKLEQSQYAFGFYLEKGYVWIATDRGIVRYRQSDQSIALVGRPQGLPIDKFFQIQKDNDGYFWLSSNRGIWKIDANRAHQVADKEESNIIFEHFDETDGMASSQANGGSNPASAKLSNGAIYFATAKGVAAIHPNNLYKLSRNPLPVVLQSVRFDSDAINPDLQHFVPAGTSRVSISYVGLGYVMSQRIQYRTKLEGFDYDWSERRSSRTAEFTNLHPGHYKFLVSARYPYGSWTEAKILYEFDVEPLFWQRKDVIVFIILSIVALIGSGVFWRIQMLKRSAMYLKQQVELQTQELRSQAEMFEKLSHEDELTGVANRRAFDLQLKQRFGMAKQSGEVLHVAVLDIDHFKLINDKYSHLVGDHAIVEVVNVLRSYIDSDTLLARWGGEEFTLLFNHSESDIYLERLRAAIEAHNFDNVALQLRITVSIGVSSSEFIEDYEDLLKLADHALLNAKRNGRNRVERISL, encoded by the coding sequence ATGATCTCTTCCCGATATTCTTCTCTTAGCCGTATTTTTGTTTTCATTCTTATAGGTTTGTTTTGGCCCATTTATACTTGGGCGCAAAGTAGCCTTTTAACGCCTAACTCACTATCAGATTACTATGTCGATACATGGACATCCACAGAAGGATTACCTCATAACAGTATCAATGCAATTGCCCAAACGCAGGACGGTTATTTGTGGTTTGCAACATGGGAGGGCGTGGCGAGATATAACGGTCTAGAGTTTAGATTGTTCGATCGTAACCCTGACACACATATGTTGGATTCGGGAACGCGTGCTCTAGTTTCTGCAGAAGATAATTCTTTATGGGTTGGTGGTGCAAGAGGCAGCCTCAGTTTGAGAACGGGTTTTACTTGGCATCAGCAACCAGTAGCCCCAAGCATGGTGAACCATGTACTGATTGATCAATTCGGCAATCAGTGGCTCGCTATTGAAGGACAGGGAGTTGTTCGTCGCCAACTGAATTCTGACGGTTCTTACAGCGAAAATGTTTGGGTGCTAGAAAATACCAGTGCCTATCGTTTGGTACAAAATACATCCAATAAAATCTTTGCCGCAACTGAAAAAGGTTTGTTTAGACTGTCGGATTCTTCCGCTGAAAGAATTGAAACATCAAGCTTCGAAAAAGTGTATTACCTTTCACTTGCACAAAATGGCGAACTGTTTCTGGGTACAAACCGAGGGGCGTGGCGCTTTGATGGAAACGAACTCACGCTGATTGAGCCAAGTATGGATAAAACAGTTGTCACTGTTGTTGAACAAGACACAGACGGCAATATCTGGTTTGGCACTATCAATAAGGGGCTTGCGCGTTTGTCTGACGGCGTTCTCGAATTTCTGGATGCTAGCAGAGGTTTACCGAACAACCGTGTTCTTTCTTGGTATCAGGATATCGAAGGTAGCATTTGGGTTGGTACTAACGGTGGACTCATCCGTCTGCGTAATGCGCCATTTATGTCTATCACACAAGATAAAGGTTTGGTCGGAAATTATGTGCGTACTTTACTGCCTATTGAGGATGATGTGTTTCTAGCGGGCTCTAGTAACGGATTAAGTCTGATTAAACAAGACACTGCTCAACCGGCAATAAAGAGTGATGTTTCGTTATCCGTGCTTAGCCTTGCGAATGCTTCAGATGGTGGTGTGTGGGTTGGAACGTACCAACAGGGTTTAATGCATTGGAATAGCGGAATTGTTGAGCCTATTGTTACAGATAAACAAGGCTTACCAACCAATGAGGTGCGCGCGATCCTAGAAGATACTCAGCATAACCTCTGGATAGGAACTCCATTTGGATTAGTGAAAAAGCAACCTGATGGAGCCTTATTGCACTTTACCCAGCAAAATGGACTAAGTGACGATTATGTGATGGCATTAGCTGAAGACGAGTTAGGTCACATTTGGATCGGAACGGGGGTTGGTGTTGGATTCTGGGATGGCGACAAGTTTATAAATATAGATTTAGATAAATTGGAACAGTCACAGTATGCTTTTGGTTTTTATTTAGAGAAAGGCTATGTGTGGATTGCAACGGATCGGGGAATTGTTCGCTATCGTCAATCTGATCAATCAATCGCATTAGTAGGGCGTCCGCAAGGTTTGCCGATTGATAAATTTTTTCAAATTCAAAAAGATAACGATGGCTATTTTTGGCTGTCTAGTAACCGAGGTATCTGGAAAATTGATGCAAATAGAGCCCATCAAGTCGCCGACAAAGAAGAATCGAATATTATTTTTGAGCATTTTGATGAAACCGATGGTATGGCAAGCAGTCAAGCTAATGGTGGCTCAAACCCAGCTTCCGCTAAGCTCAGTAATGGTGCTATTTATTTTGCAACAGCGAAAGGTGTCGCTGCCATACATCCTAACAACTTATACAAATTAAGTCGTAATCCATTGCCTGTAGTATTACAGTCTGTTCGCTTTGATTCGGATGCTATTAACCCGGATCTACAGCATTTTGTACCTGCAGGGACGAGCAGAGTCTCCATTAGTTATGTTGGCTTAGGCTATGTAATGTCTCAACGTATCCAATATCGCACTAAGTTGGAAGGGTTTGATTACGATTGGTCTGAGCGTCGTAGTAGCCGCACTGCTGAGTTTACTAATTTACATCCAGGACATTATAAATTTCTTGTTAGCGCCCGTTACCCATACGGCAGTTGGACAGAGGCGAAAATATTGTACGAGTTTGATGTCGAACCTTTATTCTGGCAGCGCAAAGACGTCATCGTTTTCATTATTTTATCCATTGTCGCTTTGATTGGATCGGGAGTTTTTTGGCGCATTCAGATGTTGAAACGCAGCGCCATGTACCTTAAACAACAAGTTGAGTTGCAAACACAAGAACTACGTTCTCAGGCTGAGATGTTCGAAAAATTGTCTCATGAAGATGAATTAACAGGTGTAGCGAATCGACGAGCATTTGATTTGCAGCTTAAGCAGCGATTTGGCATGGCGAAACAAAGTGGCGAAGTTTTGCATGTGGCTGTACTTGATATTGACCATTTCAAGCTCATCAATGACAAGTATTCACACTTGGTGGGTGATCATGCCATTGTTGAAGTGGTTAATGTTTTGAGAAGTTATATTGACAGCGACACCCTGTTAGCTCGATGGGGTGGTGAAGAGTTCACTCTATTATTTAACCATAGTGAGTCTGACATTTATCTTGAGCGTTTGCGCGCTGCAATTGAGGCGCACAACTTTGATAATGTTGCTCTCCAACTAAGAATTACTGTCAGCATCGGTGTTTCAAGTAGTGAGTTTATTGAAGACTACGAAGACCTGTTAAAGCTTGCTGATCATGCGTTGCTTAATGCGAAAAGAAATGGTCGGAATAGAGTGGAAAGAATTAGCCTTTAA
- a CDS encoding amino acid ABC transporter ATP-binding protein has product MTQQTAEDFMIQIKDMNKWYGEFHVLKNINLDVKKGEKIVICGPSGSGKSTMIRCINHLEEHQKGQILVAGTELTEDLKNIEAVRREVGMCFQHFNLFPHLTVLENCTLAPIWVKKMPKEEAEAIAMKFLKRVKIPDQADKYPGQLSGGQQQRVAIARSLCMNPQVMLFDEPTSALDPEMVREVLDVMVELAGEGMTMLCVTHEMGFAKEVADRVIFMDAGEIIEENNPKDFFENPQSDRTQNFLSQILHH; this is encoded by the coding sequence ATGACGCAACAAACTGCAGAAGATTTCATGATTCAAATTAAGGACATGAACAAATGGTACGGTGAATTTCACGTACTAAAGAACATCAATCTGGATGTTAAAAAAGGCGAAAAAATCGTTATTTGTGGGCCTTCAGGTTCAGGAAAATCAACCATGATTCGTTGTATCAACCACCTAGAAGAACACCAAAAAGGTCAGATTCTTGTGGCGGGTACAGAGCTTACTGAAGACTTAAAAAACATTGAGGCGGTTCGCCGAGAAGTTGGAATGTGTTTCCAACACTTCAACCTCTTCCCTCACCTAACAGTTTTAGAGAACTGCACGCTCGCTCCAATTTGGGTTAAGAAAATGCCTAAAGAGGAAGCAGAAGCGATTGCAATGAAGTTTTTAAAACGCGTTAAGATCCCAGATCAAGCAGACAAATACCCAGGTCAGCTTTCTGGTGGTCAGCAACAACGTGTAGCAATTGCTCGTTCTCTATGTATGAATCCACAAGTGATGCTATTCGATGAGCCAACCTCAGCACTTGACCCCGAGATGGTTCGTGAAGTACTGGACGTTATGGTTGAACTTGCTGGTGAAGGTATGACTATGCTTTGTGTAACTCACGAGATGGGCTTCGCAAAAGAAGTCGCAGACCGAGTTATCTTTATGGACGCAGGTGAAATCATCGAAGAAAACAATCCAAAAGATTTCTTCGAGAACCCACAGTCAGATCGTACACAAAACTTCCTGTCTCAGATACTTCACCATTAA
- the yccX gene encoding acylphosphatase, whose translation MAAKCEKFIVSGVVQGVGFRYHTSHQGLKLGLTGYAKNLNNGDVEVIACGSNEHVDEFYEWLKTGPRTASVEKIVRTTCTTDKSYRGFEIL comes from the coding sequence ATGGCAGCGAAGTGTGAAAAATTTATCGTTTCGGGAGTAGTGCAGGGTGTTGGCTTCCGTTATCACACCTCACATCAGGGCCTAAAGCTAGGTTTAACGGGATACGCCAAAAATCTCAACAATGGCGACGTAGAAGTGATTGCATGTGGTTCAAACGAGCACGTCGATGAGTTTTATGAGTGGTTAAAAACCGGACCAAGAACGGCGTCGGTTGAGAAGATTGTACGTACGACGTGCACCACAGACAAGAGTTACCGAGGATTTGAAATTCTGTAA
- a CDS encoding amino acid ABC transporter permease: protein MKVHQFQPSLPPPVKTTGIVGWFKKNLFNSPINSVVTIILAYFAFQGIWGIFNWALINADWVGTTRDACTGEGACWVFISVRWQQYMYGFYPEAELWRPRLFFFTLAVFVGLIAYDKTPKRTWIWLFFVNIYPFLIAALLYGGVFGLTVVETHKWGGLLITLIIALVGIVVSLPIGVLLALGRRSNMPIIRSLCTVYIEVWRGVPLITVLFMASVMLPLFLSQGSETDKLIRALIGVVMFSSAYMAEVVRGGLQAIPKGQYEAADALGLSYWKKVGLIILPQALKITIPSIVNTFIGLFKDTSLVLIIGMFDVLGVGQSSNTDPSWLGFATESYVFVALVFWVFCFSMSRYSIWLEGKLHTGHKR from the coding sequence ATGAAAGTACATCAATTTCAACCAAGTCTTCCACCTCCAGTCAAAACGACAGGGATTGTGGGTTGGTTTAAGAAAAATCTGTTTAACAGTCCAATCAACTCCGTTGTAACCATTATTTTGGCTTACTTTGCTTTCCAAGGCATATGGGGCATCTTTAACTGGGCATTAATTAATGCAGATTGGGTTGGTACAACTCGTGATGCATGTACCGGAGAAGGCGCTTGCTGGGTGTTTATCAGCGTTCGTTGGCAACAATACATGTACGGGTTTTACCCGGAAGCAGAACTATGGCGCCCTCGCCTGTTCTTCTTCACGCTAGCCGTATTTGTTGGTTTGATTGCTTACGATAAAACGCCTAAGCGTACTTGGATTTGGCTATTTTTCGTCAATATATACCCGTTCTTGATAGCTGCATTGCTATATGGTGGTGTGTTTGGACTAACTGTAGTTGAAACTCACAAGTGGGGTGGACTCTTAATCACGCTCATCATCGCTCTTGTAGGTATTGTCGTTTCATTACCGATCGGGGTGTTATTAGCGCTTGGTCGCCGTTCCAATATGCCAATTATACGCAGTCTATGTACTGTCTACATTGAAGTATGGCGTGGTGTACCGCTGATCACAGTATTATTCATGGCCTCTGTTATGTTGCCACTGTTCCTTTCACAAGGTTCAGAAACAGACAAACTTATCCGTGCTTTAATCGGTGTGGTTATGTTTAGCTCAGCCTATATGGCAGAGGTGGTTCGTGGTGGTTTGCAAGCAATACCAAAAGGCCAATATGAAGCAGCAGATGCTTTAGGTCTTTCATACTGGAAGAAAGTCGGACTGATTATTCTTCCACAAGCTTTAAAAATCACAATTCCATCAATCGTAAATACATTTATCGGTCTATTTAAAGATACCAGTCTGGTACTCATCATAGGTATGTTTGACGTACTTGGTGTTGGTCAGTCGTCAAACACTGACCCTAGCTGGCTTGGTTTCGCTACAGAAAGTTACGTATTTGTCGCGTTAGTGTTCTGGGTGTTCTGCTTTAGCATGTCGAGATACTCGATTTGGCTAGAAGGCAAACTCCATACCGGTCACAAACGATAA
- a CDS encoding TusE/DsrC/DsvC family sulfur relay protein has product MFEYNGNTIETDAQGYLLDSTEWVEGMMDILAEQEGINLTEAHIEVVLFVRNFYEEFNTSPAIRMLVKAMEKEHGPEKGNSKYLFKLFPKGPAKQATKLAGLPKPAKCL; this is encoded by the coding sequence ATGTTTGAATACAACGGCAACACTATTGAAACTGACGCTCAAGGCTATCTATTAGATTCAACAGAATGGGTTGAAGGTATGATGGATATTTTGGCTGAGCAAGAAGGCATTAACCTGACGGAAGCACATATTGAAGTGGTACTTTTTGTACGCAACTTCTATGAAGAGTTCAACACATCCCCAGCGATACGTATGCTTGTAAAAGCCATGGAAAAAGAACACGGTCCAGAAAAAGGCAACAGTAAATATCTATTTAAACTGTTCCCTAAAGGTCCTGCAAAACAGGCGACCAAACTGGCAGGTTTACCAAAACCCGCTAAATGCCTCTAA
- a CDS encoding amino acid ABC transporter permease: MKPMTNSVQKATEPSTKSTNLLYNPTFRSIVFQAVAIAALIFFFYTIINNALTNLSARGIATGFAFLDQPAGFGIGLTLIEYDETFSYGRTFFVGLLNTALVSILGIFFATILGFILGIARLSSNWLVSRLAAVYIETFRNIPLLLQILFWYVAVLQTLPSARQSLSLGEAIFLNVRGLFLPTPVFEAGSSIVIGVFVLGVIATIAISIWAKNKQRLTGQQTPMLRIGLGLCVALPLVAYFIMGSPISAQYPVLKGFNFQGGVSIIPELAALLLALTIYTASFIAEIVRSGINAVSHGQTEAAMSLGLPRSKTLKLVVIPQALRIIIPPLTSQYLNLTKNSSLAMAIGYPDLVSVFAGTTLNQTGQAIEIIAMTMGVYLTLSLLTSLLMNIYNRKVALVER, encoded by the coding sequence ATGAAACCTATGACAAATTCGGTGCAGAAGGCAACAGAGCCTTCGACTAAAAGCACCAACCTTCTGTACAATCCCACTTTTCGCTCGATTGTCTTCCAAGCGGTTGCGATCGCGGCTCTGATCTTTTTCTTCTATACCATTATCAACAATGCGTTAACGAATCTTAGCGCGCGTGGTATAGCAACAGGCTTTGCCTTTTTAGATCAACCAGCGGGATTTGGGATTGGCTTAACTCTTATAGAGTATGACGAAACATTCTCGTACGGACGTACGTTTTTTGTTGGTCTACTTAATACTGCACTAGTATCAATTCTAGGTATTTTCTTTGCTACAATTTTGGGCTTTATCTTAGGTATTGCTCGTTTATCTTCAAACTGGCTCGTTAGCCGCTTAGCTGCGGTTTACATCGAAACATTCCGTAATATTCCATTACTACTACAAATTTTGTTTTGGTACGTTGCCGTACTTCAAACGCTGCCATCAGCACGCCAAAGTCTAAGCTTAGGTGAAGCAATATTCTTAAACGTTCGCGGACTATTTCTACCTACACCAGTATTTGAAGCTGGCAGTAGTATTGTTATAGGGGTATTCGTTTTGGGCGTAATAGCGACTATCGCTATCAGTATATGGGCAAAAAACAAGCAACGCTTAACAGGCCAGCAAACTCCGATGCTAAGAATTGGTCTTGGTTTATGTGTAGCTTTACCTTTGGTTGCTTATTTCATCATGGGTTCTCCAATTTCTGCGCAATACCCAGTATTGAAAGGATTCAACTTCCAAGGTGGTGTGAGCATCATCCCAGAACTTGCGGCCCTATTATTGGCTCTAACTATCTATACTGCATCGTTCATTGCTGAGATTGTACGTTCTGGTATTAATGCTGTAAGTCACGGACAAACTGAAGCAGCAATGTCACTTGGCTTACCTCGTTCAAAAACGCTGAAATTGGTTGTGATTCCACAAGCTCTTAGAATCATTATTCCACCTTTAACAAGCCAATATTTGAACTTAACCAAAAACTCATCCTTAGCGATGGCGATTGGTTATCCAGATCTTGTTTCTGTGTTTGCAGGTACAACACTTAACCAAACAGGTCAGGCGATTGAAATTATCGCGATGACAATGGGCGTCTACTTAACACTTAGCTTGCTCACATCACTATTGATGAATATCTACAACCGTAAAGTAGCATTGGTGGAGAGATAA
- a CDS encoding amino acid ABC transporter substrate-binding protein: MANKLTLLATVVAASSAFAATSASAAESTLDKVLAAGVLSCGVSTGLPGFSNPNAKGEWEGIDVEYCQAVAAAVLGDKTKVKFVPLTAKERFTALQSGEIDILSRNTTWTLQRDTALGLNFAGVNYYDGQGFMVKKDLGVKSAKELDGASICIQSGTTTELNLADYFRANGITYKPVVFDTSTQTAAGFDAGRCDVLTTDQSGLYALRLNLADPNSAVVLPEIISKEPLGPVVRQDDDKWFNVAKWTLNAMINAEEYGITSANADAMLKSDNPEVKRILGVDGPKGSGLGIRDDWGYQVVKQVGNYGESFERTVGKGSPLQIARGANALWNAGGFMYAPPIR, from the coding sequence ATGGCGAATAAACTCACACTTCTTGCCACAGTTGTAGCGGCATCTTCTGCCTTCGCAGCAACGTCAGCATCGGCAGCAGAAAGTACTTTAGACAAAGTTTTGGCTGCTGGTGTTTTGTCATGTGGTGTAAGTACTGGTCTACCAGGCTTTTCTAACCCTAACGCTAAAGGCGAATGGGAAGGGATTGACGTAGAATACTGTCAAGCAGTGGCTGCTGCAGTTCTTGGCGACAAAACTAAAGTAAAATTTGTACCACTAACAGCTAAAGAGCGTTTCACAGCACTACAATCTGGCGAAATCGATATTCTATCTCGTAACACAACATGGACTCTTCAACGTGATACAGCGTTAGGTTTGAACTTTGCAGGCGTTAACTACTACGACGGTCAAGGTTTCATGGTTAAGAAAGACCTAGGTGTTAAAAGTGCAAAAGAGCTTGATGGCGCTTCTATCTGTATCCAATCTGGTACAACTACAGAGTTGAACCTTGCAGACTACTTCCGTGCAAACGGTATCACCTACAAACCAGTTGTATTTGATACATCAACTCAAACAGCTGCAGGTTTCGACGCAGGTCGTTGTGACGTTCTAACAACTGACCAATCTGGTCTTTATGCACTACGTCTAAACCTAGCTGATCCAAACTCAGCAGTTGTACTTCCAGAAATCATTTCTAAAGAGCCTCTAGGCCCAGTAGTTCGTCAAGATGACGACAAATGGTTCAACGTTGCTAAGTGGACTCTAAACGCTATGATTAACGCAGAAGAGTACGGTATCACTTCGGCTAACGCAGATGCGATGTTGAAGTCTGATAACCCAGAAGTTAAACGTATTCTTGGTGTAGACGGTCCTAAAGGTTCTGGTCTTGGTATTCGAGATGACTGGGGTTACCAAGTCGTGAAACAAGTGGGTAACTACGGTGAGAGTTTCGAACGTACTGTAGGTAAAGGCTCTCCACTTCAAATTGCTCGTGGTGCTAACGCACTATGGAATGCGGGTGGCTTCATGTACGCTCCACCAATTCGTTAA
- a CDS encoding Bax inhibitor-1/YccA family protein encodes MNTPMYSRSTSGLNTLEINKTLKNTYFLLSMTLVTSAIAAVVTMAMGISPIMALVMQVAAIGVLFFALPKAINSSMGIVWTFVFTTLMGGALGPMLNYYAAIPNGPSIIAQALGLTGMVFLGLSAYTVSSKKDFSFMRNFLVAGLIIVIVAAIINIFVGSTMGQLAISSMSALVFSGFILFDTSRIVRGEETNYVSATISMYLNILNLFTSLLSILGIMNDD; translated from the coding sequence ATGAACACTCCTATGTATTCTCGTTCTACAAGTGGTTTAAACACACTTGAGATTAACAAAACGCTTAAAAACACCTATTTCCTACTGTCGATGACGTTAGTAACCAGTGCTATCGCAGCTGTAGTAACAATGGCGATGGGTATTTCACCAATCATGGCGCTTGTGATGCAAGTCGCTGCAATCGGTGTTCTATTCTTCGCTCTACCTAAAGCAATCAACTCATCAATGGGTATTGTTTGGACATTCGTGTTCACCACATTAATGGGTGGTGCGCTTGGTCCAATGCTTAACTACTACGCAGCTATTCCAAATGGTCCATCGATTATCGCTCAGGCGCTTGGCTTAACTGGTATGGTATTCCTTGGTCTTTCTGCATATACAGTAAGCAGCAAAAAAGACTTCTCATTCATGCGTAACTTCCTAGTTGCAGGTCTAATCATTGTTATCGTTGCAGCTATCATCAACATCTTTGTTGGTTCTACAATGGGTCAACTAGCAATCAGCAGCATGTCGGCACTAGTATTCTCTGGTTTCATCCTATTCGATACTAGCCGAATTGTTCGTGGTGAAGAGACTAACTACGTTAGCGCAACTATCTCTATGTACCTGAACATTCTTAACCTGTTCACTAGCCTACTGAGCATCCTAGGCATCATGAACGACGATTAA